In bacterium, one genomic interval encodes:
- a CDS encoding 2-oxoacid:acceptor oxidoreductase subunit alpha, producing FGAGGDGVLAVPYKEIATGRYRNVAALGVVACLLGLDEELVAGVVEGYFGKKGKAVAENRQALSKAFAWAAALEPRNRRPLAGVETPAERLTLNGNQAVALGAVSAGVKFCAFYPMTPSTSIPLTLIAHAEEMGLTVEQAEDEIAAINMALGASYAGAPALVATSGGGFALMVEGVSLAGMTETPIVIVVAQRPGPATGLPTRTEQADLEFVLRAGHGEFPRAVFAPGDVEECFHLTRKALELAQRFQGPTFVLTDQFLADSYRAVEPFDVEGLPPVGSYAAPPEFAEPYARYAVTDSGVSPRLLPGVSRHLVVVDSDEHTEDGHLTEDLDARVRQVEKRRRKESGIRAEVVPPRYDGDERPELLLVSWGSSKGAVAEAAANLRANGAKAATLHFPQVWPLVPGQFLGRLREAKRVVAVEGNASGQLARLIRAEAGFEVGERVSRYDGLPLTPEYILRGLKT from the coding sequence GTTCGGCGCGGGCGGCGACGGCGTGCTGGCGGTGCCGTACAAGGAGATAGCAACCGGCCGGTACCGCAACGTCGCGGCGCTGGGCGTCGTCGCCTGTCTGCTCGGCCTCGACGAAGAGCTCGTGGCCGGCGTCGTGGAGGGTTATTTCGGCAAGAAGGGCAAGGCGGTGGCGGAGAACAGGCAAGCCCTGAGTAAGGCGTTCGCCTGGGCCGCGGCCCTGGAGCCGCGGAACCGTAGGCCGCTCGCTGGAGTTGAAACGCCGGCCGAACGGTTGACGTTGAACGGCAACCAGGCCGTCGCGCTGGGGGCCGTATCGGCGGGCGTTAAGTTCTGCGCCTTTTACCCTATGACGCCGTCGACGTCGATACCGCTGACGCTCATCGCCCACGCCGAGGAGATGGGCCTTACGGTGGAGCAGGCCGAGGACGAAATAGCGGCGATTAATATGGCGCTGGGCGCGTCGTACGCCGGCGCGCCCGCCCTCGTCGCGACGTCGGGCGGCGGCTTCGCGCTGATGGTGGAGGGCGTGAGCCTGGCGGGTATGACGGAAACCCCCATCGTTATCGTCGTGGCGCAGCGGCCCGGCCCCGCCACCGGCCTGCCGACGCGCACCGAGCAGGCCGACCTCGAGTTCGTCCTGCGCGCGGGCCACGGCGAGTTCCCGCGGGCCGTCTTCGCGCCGGGCGACGTGGAGGAATGCTTCCACCTCACGCGGAAGGCGCTCGAGCTCGCGCAGAGGTTCCAGGGGCCGACGTTCGTGCTGACGGACCAGTTCCTCGCCGACTCGTACCGCGCCGTCGAGCCGTTCGACGTGGAGGGCTTGCCGCCGGTGGGCTCGTACGCGGCGCCGCCCGAGTTCGCCGAGCCGTACGCGCGCTACGCCGTAACCGATAGCGGCGTTTCGCCGCGGCTGCTGCCCGGGGTGAGCCGTCACCTGGTCGTCGTCGACAGCGACGAACATACCGAGGACGGCCACCTCACCGAGGACCTCGACGCCCGCGTGCGCCAGGTGGAAAAGAGGCGCCGCAAGGAGAGCGGCATCCGCGCCGAAGTCGTGCCGCCGCGGTACGACGGCGACGAGCGACCGGAGCTGTTGTTGGTGTCTTGGGGCTCGAGCAAGGGCGCCGTCGCGGAGGCGGCGGCCAACCTCAGAGCGAACGGGGCGAAGGCCGCGACGCTGCACTTCCCGCAGGTGTGGCCGCTGGTCCCGGGGCAATTCCTGGGCCGCCTGCGCGAGGCGAAGCGCGTAGTCGCCGTCGAGGGCAACGCGTCGGGCCAGTTGGCGCGTCTTATTCGGGCCGAGGCGGGTTTCGAGGTAGGCGAGCGCGTAAGCCGGTACGACGGCCTGCCGCTCACGCCGGAATATATTTTACGCGGGCTCAAAACGTGA